A genomic segment from Flavobacterium inviolabile encodes:
- a CDS encoding superoxide dismutase, whose amino-acid sequence MRKSNIIVASFLFSSVLFSCKDKNNLEEVVQIPDPVEQSKTASPLGNPADVKADPGTFQMKGLPYAYDALAPHIDAKTVEIHYSKHHVGYANNLNKAIAGTALEQQTIEDILTKLDPENKAVRNNAGGYYNHNLYWEIMAPKAGGEPKGALADAINTKFGSFENFKTQFSDAGAKQFGSGWAWLVVDKTGALVVGSTPNQDNPLMPNVGISGTPILGMDVWEHAYYLNYQNKRADYITAFFNLINWDAVSKKFDAAQAKIKK is encoded by the coding sequence ATGAGAAAATCCAATATCATAGTTGCAAGTTTCCTATTTTCCAGTGTTCTGTTTTCCTGTAAAGACAAAAACAACCTGGAAGAAGTTGTTCAGATACCCGATCCTGTAGAACAGTCAAAAACGGCTTCTCCTCTGGGAAATCCTGCCGATGTAAAAGCTGATCCGGGTACTTTTCAAATGAAAGGACTGCCTTATGCCTATGATGCCTTAGCACCTCATATTGATGCTAAAACCGTGGAAATTCACTATTCAAAACACCATGTAGGATACGCCAATAACTTAAACAAAGCGATTGCCGGTACCGCATTGGAACAACAAACCATAGAAGACATCCTAACCAAACTGGATCCTGAGAACAAAGCTGTCCGCAACAATGCCGGCGGTTATTACAATCACAATCTGTATTGGGAAATTATGGCTCCGAAAGCCGGTGGGGAACCAAAAGGTGCTTTAGCAGACGCTATTAACACTAAATTCGGTTCTTTTGAAAACTTCAAAACACAGTTTTCCGATGCCGGTGCAAAACAATTCGGTTCCGGATGGGCCTGGTTGGTTGTAGACAAAACCGGAGCTTTAGTAGTAGGAAGCACGCCAAATCAGGATAACCCGTTAATGCCAAATGTAGGCATCTCCGGAACGCCGATTCTTGGCATGGATGTTTGGGAACATGCTTACTACCTGAACTATCAGAACAAAAGAGCAGATTATATCACTGCTTTTTTCAACCTGATCAATTGGGATGCCGTTTCTAAAAAATTCGATGCCGCACAAGCAAAAATCAAAAAATAA
- the fumC gene encoding class II fumarate hydratase — translation MEYRIEKDTMGEVKVPAEKYWGAQTERSRNNFKIGPSGSMPKEIVEGFAYLKKAAAYANHDLGVLPVEKRDAIAAVCDEILAGKLDDQFPLVIWQTGSGTQSNMNVNEVVANRAQVLAGFKIGEGEQIIKANDDVNKSQSSNDTYPTGMHIAAYKAVVEVTIPGVEKLRDTLHAKATEFKSVVKIGRTHLMDATPLTLGQEISGYVAQLNHGLKALRNTLSHLSEIALGGTAVGTGLNTPDGYDVKVAEYIAKFTGHPFVTAENKFEALAAHDAIVETHGALKQLAVSLNKIANDIRMLASGPRSGIGEIFIPENEPGSSIMPGKVNPTQCEALTMVCAQVMGNDVAITIGGTQGHYELNVFKPLMASNFLQSARLLGDACISFDEHCAQGIEPNHKRIKELVDNSLMLVTALNTKIGYYKAAEIAQTAHKNGTTLKEEAVRLGYVSPEDFDAWVKPEDMVGSLK, via the coding sequence ATGGAATATAGAATAGAAAAAGACACCATGGGTGAAGTAAAAGTTCCGGCAGAAAAATACTGGGGAGCTCAGACAGAACGTTCTAGAAACAACTTCAAAATTGGTCCGTCCGGATCAATGCCAAAAGAAATCGTTGAAGGATTTGCCTACTTAAAAAAAGCGGCGGCTTATGCTAACCACGATTTAGGTGTATTACCCGTAGAAAAAAGAGATGCTATCGCTGCTGTTTGCGACGAAATCTTAGCCGGAAAACTGGACGACCAGTTTCCGTTGGTTATCTGGCAAACAGGTTCCGGTACACAAAGCAACATGAATGTAAACGAAGTAGTTGCTAATCGTGCTCAGGTTTTAGCCGGATTTAAAATCGGTGAAGGCGAACAAATCATCAAAGCAAACGATGATGTAAACAAATCACAATCTTCTAACGACACTTACCCGACAGGAATGCACATTGCTGCTTATAAAGCTGTAGTGGAAGTTACTATTCCGGGAGTTGAAAAATTAAGAGACACCCTTCACGCTAAAGCAACCGAATTTAAAAGCGTTGTAAAAATCGGACGTACCCACTTAATGGATGCAACGCCATTAACATTAGGTCAGGAAATTTCCGGTTATGTAGCGCAGTTAAACCACGGTTTAAAAGCATTAAGAAACACGTTGTCACACTTATCGGAAATCGCTTTAGGTGGTACCGCTGTTGGAACCGGATTAAACACTCCGGACGGCTATGACGTGAAAGTAGCGGAATATATCGCTAAATTCACCGGACATCCGTTTGTAACAGCCGAAAACAAATTTGAAGCTTTGGCAGCACACGATGCTATCGTGGAAACTCACGGAGCGTTAAAACAATTAGCGGTATCTTTAAATAAAATCGCAAACGACATCCGTATGCTGGCATCGGGACCACGTTCCGGAATTGGTGAAATTTTCATTCCGGAAAACGAACCGGGATCATCTATTATGCCTGGAAAAGTAAACCCTACACAATGTGAAGCCTTAACAATGGTATGTGCTCAGGTTATGGGTAACGATGTGGCCATCACGATCGGAGGAACACAAGGACATTATGAACTGAATGTTTTCAAACCTTTAATGGCTTCCAACTTCTTACAATCGGCAAGACTATTAGGAGATGCCTGTATTTCTTTTGACGAGCATTGCGCACAAGGTATCGAACCGAACCACAAACGCATCAAGGAACTGGTTGACAACTCTTTAATGCTGGTTACTGCTTTAAATACTAAAATCGGTTATTATAAAGCTGCAGAAATCGCACAAACCGCACACAAAAACGGAACGACTTTAAAAGAAGAAGCAGTTCGTTTAGGCTATGTATCACCGGAAGATTTCGATGCCTGGGTAAAACCGGAAGACATGGTAGGAAGTTTAAAATAA
- the hutI gene encoding imidazolonepropionase has protein sequence MKILIKNIKELLQVRPAGISKVSGAEMASLPKIDHAYLVLENDLISDFGSMDHCPPESGYDVIDAEGSVVLPTWCDSHTHIVYAGNRVQEFVDRINGLSYEEIANRGGGILNSAKKLQETPEEEIYNQSRKRLEEVMLQGTGAVEIKSGYGLTVEAELKMLRVIKKLSENYPIAIKATFLGAHAFPAEFKENHTGYIDLIVNEMLPAIARENLAEYIDAFLETGYFSVAETERIIEAGKQYGLIPKIHVNQFTAINGIEACVKHGALSVDHLEIVTDEDIAVLKDSITMPVALPSCSYFISIPYTPARKMIAAGLPLALASDFNPGTTPSGNMNFVVATACIKMKMTPEEAINAATLNGAYAMGLSDTHGSITKGKKANIIITKPITSYYQLPYAFGTDLIKQVIIDGKIIA, from the coding sequence ATGAAAATCCTGATTAAAAACATAAAAGAATTACTACAGGTAAGACCCGCAGGAATAAGCAAGGTTTCCGGAGCGGAAATGGCATCACTTCCCAAAATTGACCATGCCTATCTGGTACTTGAAAACGATTTGATTTCCGATTTCGGAAGTATGGACCACTGCCCTCCTGAATCCGGGTATGACGTTATCGATGCCGAAGGAAGCGTGGTATTGCCAACCTGGTGCGACAGCCATACTCATATTGTATATGCCGGCAACAGGGTACAGGAATTTGTAGACCGCATTAACGGTCTTAGTTATGAAGAAATCGCCAATCGCGGCGGCGGAATCTTAAATTCTGCTAAAAAACTACAGGAAACACCGGAAGAGGAAATCTATAACCAGTCCAGAAAAAGACTGGAAGAAGTAATGCTGCAGGGAACCGGTGCGGTAGAAATCAAATCCGGTTACGGACTAACGGTCGAAGCCGAATTAAAAATGCTTCGCGTAATCAAAAAGCTATCCGAAAACTATCCAATCGCGATTAAAGCTACTTTTTTAGGCGCTCACGCCTTTCCGGCTGAATTTAAAGAAAACCATACCGGCTATATTGATTTAATTGTTAACGAAATGCTTCCGGCTATCGCCAGAGAGAACCTTGCCGAATATATCGATGCCTTTCTGGAAACCGGTTATTTTTCGGTAGCGGAAACAGAACGGATCATCGAAGCCGGAAAACAATACGGATTGATCCCGAAAATCCATGTCAACCAGTTTACGGCAATTAACGGAATTGAAGCCTGTGTAAAACACGGAGCCCTTTCTGTTGACCACCTGGAAATTGTGACCGACGAAGACATTGCCGTTTTAAAAGACAGCATCACCATGCCGGTAGCACTGCCAAGCTGTTCTTATTTTATCAGCATACCATATACTCCGGCGCGAAAAATGATTGCTGCCGGATTGCCTTTAGCTCTGGCTTCCGATTTTAATCCGGGAACCACCCCTTCCGGAAATATGAATTTTGTGGTCGCCACCGCCTGCATTAAAATGAAAATGACCCCGGAAGAAGCCATTAATGCCGCTACGCTGAATGGCGCCTATGCCATGGGGCTTTCCGATACTCACGGCAGTATTACAAAAGGCAAAAAAGCAAATATCATTATTACCAAACCGATCACTTCCTATTATCAGCTGCCGTATGCTTTTGGTACGGACCTGATTAAACAGGTTATTATTGACGGAAAAATAATCGCATAA
- a CDS encoding helix-turn-helix domain-containing protein gives MTKLPQKYISRKEEITLQFMDQVNLHLDNILQGKADTMYEIKDIAAIMCIHPVHLSTTIKLQTGNSPCFYFENRIMEESRKLLKDSTMPIAGIAALLTFDPSNFTKFFKRFEGCTPSQYRTQLSPGVQD, from the coding sequence ATGACCAAACTGCCTCAAAAATACATTTCCCGGAAAGAAGAAATTACACTTCAGTTTATGGATCAGGTTAACCTGCATCTTGACAATATCCTGCAGGGTAAGGCCGATACGATGTATGAGATCAAAGACATCGCAGCTATAATGTGCATTCATCCGGTACACTTAAGTACAACCATAAAACTACAAACCGGCAATTCACCCTGTTTCTATTTTGAAAACAGAATTATGGAAGAATCCCGAAAATTACTGAAAGACTCCACGATGCCCATTGCCGGCATAGCCGCCTTACTGACATTTGACCCTTCCAACTTTACCAAGTTTTTTAAGCGCTTTGAAGGCTGTACCCCTTCCCAGTACAGAACGCAATTATCTCCGGGCGTACAGGATTAG
- a CDS encoding DUF1003 domain-containing protein: MKTFISAISGKEFPIQEKVSGKTIRGSIMAFILKENPEFSNDKFMAIGELNYFREKYISDFLLREVGEISELEQTVLNALKDKTIVSSKLEEDEAQHYTFGQRVADRVAEFGGSWTFIISFMTFLVLWIGFNVFILMNKGFDPYPFILLNLILSCIAALQAPVIMMSQNRQEEKDRERAKNDYMINLKSELEIRMLHEKIDHLILHQEQSMLEIQRVQIDMMNDIIKRVGK, translated from the coding sequence ATGAAAACATTTATCAGTGCTATTTCCGGAAAAGAGTTTCCGATACAGGAGAAAGTTTCCGGAAAAACAATCAGAGGATCCATAATGGCGTTTATCCTGAAAGAGAATCCCGAATTTTCCAACGATAAGTTTATGGCTATCGGGGAACTGAATTATTTCCGGGAGAAATACATTTCCGATTTTTTGTTAAGAGAAGTAGGAGAAATTTCAGAATTGGAACAAACAGTGCTGAATGCCCTTAAAGATAAAACCATCGTGAGCAGCAAGCTGGAAGAGGATGAGGCGCAGCATTATACGTTCGGACAGCGGGTTGCAGATAGGGTTGCGGAGTTTGGCGGAAGCTGGACATTTATCATTTCGTTTATGACCTTTTTAGTCCTTTGGATAGGGTTTAATGTCTTTATTTTAATGAATAAAGGATTTGATCCGTATCCGTTTATTCTGTTAAACCTGATTCTTTCCTGTATTGCGGCATTGCAGGCACCGGTAATTATGATGAGCCAGAACCGCCAGGAAGAGAAAGACAGGGAAAGAGCGAAGAATGATTATATGATCAACCTGAAATCGGAACTGGAAATCCGGATGCTGCACGAGAAAATCGACCACCTCATTTTACATCAGGAGCAATCCATGCTGGAAATTCAGCGGGTACAGATTGATATGATGAATGATATTATTAAAAGGGTAGGGAAATAA
- a CDS encoding acyl-CoA-binding protein, with product MTDYDLDTQFQKAFEKASNMTEGLPQDVMLRLYAYYKQATSGYSKGESFQEPQDLRNAFKMNAWMQVRHLSPDEAKKLYIEIVNSLIP from the coding sequence ATGACCGATTACGATTTAGATACGCAATTTCAAAAAGCTTTTGAAAAAGCTTCCAATATGACAGAAGGCCTGCCTCAGGATGTCATGCTGCGTCTCTATGCCTATTACAAACAAGCTACTTCCGGCTATTCCAAAGGAGAATCTTTCCAGGAACCCCAGGATCTCAGAAACGCCTTTAAAATGAATGCCTGGATGCAGGTACGCCATTTATCTCCGGATGAAGCCAAAAAATTATACATTGAAATTGTTAATTCCTTAATACCATAA
- the corA gene encoding magnesium/cobalt transporter CorA, whose product MRKVKYRKVRKVQPNYYEYTGIHTDEPVKMQLFVYNENRFEEYSKVAINKIEKELNDLLQKEDVKWLNIHGLHDVELIKKIGDQVGIQNFIVGDILNTLRRTKVEELDDMLFFNIKSILPGDDLDNIQVEQISFILKENLLVSFQEKRSDFFTHIRERIRTGTGIVRKKKNDYLLYLMLDAIIENFYITIESYEDRIEALMIESKINYRQDVLVRIEKNRENLNFLKRSIIPLRDALYSLKSFQDDDEYDGIEQANYTFFARLHQKCLELLEQIDYDTNSLDSASHFYFSAQGQRMNEIMKILTVVSVIFMPLTFIVGVYGMNFEYMPELKMENGYYAVLGLMGILAILMVTYFKRKKWF is encoded by the coding sequence GTGAGAAAAGTTAAGTATCGAAAAGTCCGGAAAGTCCAGCCTAATTACTATGAATATACAGGAATTCACACCGATGAGCCTGTGAAGATGCAATTGTTTGTTTATAATGAAAACCGGTTTGAGGAATATTCCAAAGTTGCAATAAACAAGATCGAAAAAGAGCTGAATGACCTGCTGCAGAAAGAGGATGTAAAATGGCTGAATATACACGGACTTCACGATGTGGAGCTGATAAAAAAGATTGGTGATCAGGTTGGGATCCAGAATTTTATTGTGGGCGATATTTTAAACACGCTTCGCCGTACAAAAGTTGAAGAACTGGACGATATGCTGTTTTTTAATATCAAATCGATTTTGCCGGGGGATGATCTGGATAACATACAGGTGGAACAGATCAGTTTTATCCTGAAGGAGAATTTGCTGGTTTCATTCCAGGAAAAAAGAAGTGACTTTTTTACCCATATCCGGGAAAGGATCCGGACCGGAACCGGGATAGTCCGCAAGAAAAAGAACGATTACCTGCTGTATTTAATGCTGGATGCCATTATTGAAAACTTTTATATCACGATTGAAAGTTATGAGGACAGGATTGAAGCGTTAATGATCGAATCCAAAATAAATTACCGCCAGGATGTACTGGTACGTATTGAAAAAAACCGGGAGAACCTTAATTTCCTGAAACGGTCCATTATTCCGCTCCGGGATGCTTTGTATAGCCTGAAAAGTTTTCAGGATGATGATGAGTACGACGGGATTGAACAGGCAAACTATACGTTTTTTGCCCGGCTGCATCAAAAGTGTCTGGAGCTTTTAGAGCAAATTGATTATGATACAAATTCACTGGACAGTGCCTCACATTTTTATTTTTCGGCTCAGGGGCAGCGAATGAACGAGATTATGAAAATACTGACCGTTGTTTCGGTTATTTTTATGCCTTTAACGTTTATCGTGGGGGTTTACGGGATGAATTTTGAATACATGCCGGAGTTAAAAATGGAGAACGGTTATTATGCGGTTTTAGGGTTAATGGGGATTTTAGCCATTTTGATGGTGACCTATTTTAAAAGAAAAAAATGGTTTTAA
- a CDS encoding IS3 family transposase (programmed frameshift): MKDTTTTRVKRTQKDYNMAFKLAVVSRVEQGEMTYKQAQTVYGIQGRSTVLVWLRKYGNLDWSKPNLLFMSKSKETPAQIIKRLEKELADEKLRNKILNTMIDISDSQYGTQIRKKFFSQTIFRLREGAGISLSKSCRLFGISRQAIYQEQKRILDRESELLKVKHLVLSLRLEMPRIGTRKLYYLLSKQFDQQGVKIGRDALFGYLRREKLLVKPMKSYTKTTYSKHWLHKYENLLKECEIKRPEQVYVSDITYVKSSRKTHYLSLVTDAYSRKIMGYKLSDDMSSENVVQALKMAIQNRKSTLPLIHHSDRGLQYCSKIYQEVLAKNGITPSMTDGYDCYQNALAERINGILKNEFLFYKCKDGQTLGKLIKTAIETYNAKRPHLSLMMKTPNFIHEKTSQVNLTG; the protein is encoded by the exons ATGAAAGACACAACAACAACGCGAGTTAAGCGTACTCAAAAGGATTATAATATGGCTTTTAAATTAGCTGTAGTTTCCCGAGTTGAACAAGGCGAAATGACCTATAAACAGGCTCAAACTGTTTACGGTATCCAAGGCAGAAGTACTGTTTTGGTTTGGCTGCGAAAATATGGTAACTTAGACTGGAGTAAACCAAATCTGTTATTTATGTCTAAATCTAAAGAAACCCCGGCTCAGATTATTAAACGATTAGAGAAAGAACTGGCAGATGAGAAGCTTCGAAATAAGATCCTCAATACGATGATCGACATTTCTGATAGTCAGTACGGAACCCAGATCCGAAAAAAGT TTTTCTCCCAAACCATCTTCCGACTCCGGGAAGGAGCAGGAATAAGTTTGTCCAAAAGTTGCCGATTGTTTGGGATAAGTAGGCAAGCTATATATCAGGAACAAAAAAGAATCCTCGATCGGGAATCTGAGTTACTCAAAGTAAAGCATCTGGTTCTTTCTTTGCGATTGGAAATGCCACGTATAGGGACACGTAAACTATATTACCTACTTTCGAAGCAATTTGATCAACAGGGTGTAAAGATAGGTCGTGATGCCTTATTTGGTTATCTAAGAAGGGAGAAGTTACTTGTTAAACCAATGAAGAGTTACACTAAAACTACCTATTCTAAACATTGGCTACACAAGTACGAAAATCTTTTGAAAGAGTGTGAGATTAAACGTCCTGAACAGGTATATGTAAGCGACATCACTTATGTCAAATCATCCCGGAAAACCCATTATCTGTCTTTAGTTACTGATGCTTATAGCAGAAAAATAATGGGGTATAAGCTGAGTGATGATATGAGTTCTGAAAATGTGGTACAGGCATTAAAAATGGCTATACAGAATAGGAAATCAACATTACCCCTGATACATCACTCCGATAGAGGATTACAATATTGTTCTAAAATTTATCAGGAAGTATTAGCTAAAAACGGTATTACACCCTCTATGACTGACGGATATGATTGTTATCAAAATGCTTTAGCTGAAAGAATAAACGGAATTTTAAAAAACGAATTCTTGTTTTATAAATGCAAAGATGGTCAGACTTTAGGAAAGCTTATAAAAACAGCGATAGAAACGTATAATGCTAAAAGACCTCATTTGAGTTTAATGATGAAAACGCCTAATTTTATACATGAAAAAACCAGCCAGGTAAACCTGACTGGTTAA
- a CDS encoding formimidoylglutamase: protein MEKLIRFTLNDLTKITNHRSGEIKFGERIQTVPKEMDTLEFVQSSDAEFVLLGIPEDIGVRANLGRPGTASAWESTLKSIVNIQNNRFCKGSQLLILGKIDVSAEMEEVTKLDIHSKEDRKNFFKLVEKIDKEVSHIVCQIIKAGKTPIVIGGGHNNAYGNIKGLALAKGKPVNAINFDAHTDFRALEGRHSGNGFSYAFEEGFLKKYFIFGLHESYTPKSVLDAIKKVTEKIKYNTYEQIAVRKEKGFEAEMEMAKKHIASEPFGIEIDLDAIPGIASSAMTLSGFSAEQLRQFIHYFGQSLNASYLHICEGAPDLDNEKNNHLVGKLIAYLVTDFMKAKLNI, encoded by the coding sequence ATGGAAAAACTTATCCGTTTTACATTAAACGATTTAACTAAAATAACCAATCATCGCAGTGGTGAAATAAAATTTGGCGAACGTATTCAAACCGTTCCTAAAGAGATGGATACACTGGAATTCGTACAATCCAGTGATGCCGAATTTGTTTTACTGGGAATTCCGGAAGATATCGGAGTACGTGCCAATTTGGGTCGTCCCGGAACTGCTTCGGCCTGGGAAAGCACTTTAAAAAGCATTGTAAACATCCAGAACAACCGTTTTTGCAAAGGAAGTCAATTGTTAATTTTAGGTAAAATTGATGTTTCCGCCGAAATGGAAGAAGTCACCAAACTGGACATCCATTCAAAAGAAGACCGTAAGAACTTTTTTAAACTTGTCGAAAAAATAGACAAGGAAGTTTCCCACATCGTCTGCCAGATCATCAAAGCCGGAAAAACACCTATTGTTATTGGCGGCGGTCACAATAATGCTTACGGCAATATTAAAGGACTCGCCCTTGCAAAAGGCAAACCGGTTAATGCTATTAATTTTGATGCCCATACCGATTTCCGTGCGCTGGAAGGACGTCACAGCGGCAATGGCTTTTCGTATGCCTTTGAAGAAGGCTTCCTGAAAAAATACTTTATTTTCGGACTGCACGAAAGCTATACGCCCAAAAGCGTACTGGATGCCATTAAAAAGGTTACCGAAAAAATTAAATACAACACTTACGAGCAAATCGCCGTTCGCAAAGAAAAAGGTTTTGAAGCCGAAATGGAAATGGCTAAAAAACATATCGCTTCCGAACCTTTCGGGATTGAGATCGATCTGGATGCCATTCCCGGAATTGCCAGCAGTGCCATGACTTTAAGCGGTTTCTCTGCCGAACAGCTGCGCCAGTTTATCCATTATTTCGGGCAAAGCCTTAATGCCTCTTACCTGCACATTTGTGAAGGAGCACCCGACCTGGACAATGAAAAAAACAACCACCTGGTGGGCAAATTGATCGCCTATCTGGTAACCGACTTTATGAAGGCAAAACTGAACATATAA
- a CDS encoding RHS repeat domain-containing protein: protein MKSTYTLFLLTFLLIACKKEEKPTEIVNNWKDYKLSDNVKSVTEKSFALVDGKIGEPKTENQNGYNSHLAFSNTGSLILEKKILMNGNLLEETTFTNKDKKLLVTQYINPTSAFTTKYSWDDNGNNTIITRRNPQGEQIEKTLNTFIKNQCVEVRRFDGKDNLTDRTTYTFGKNDKVREEKAFLKEKTIQFLTDYTYDEHNNMTMEQRLNPDYKRLYTINNKYNAQNLLIETVTLNAQDKMEYSEVKTYDTKGNLTSNRTYDGFVDGKVLEEFQYDKNNNLIQRKEIINAVVTAQLDQTYDDKNNLITERYTGKDKAVLLDRKTAYEYDSHGNWIKKTITISGVPKFVVERKIEYFK, encoded by the coding sequence ATGAAATCGACCTATACCCTATTCTTACTGACCTTTTTATTAATCGCCTGCAAAAAAGAAGAAAAACCGACAGAAATTGTCAACAACTGGAAAGATTATAAACTTTCCGACAATGTAAAAAGCGTTACTGAAAAATCATTTGCACTCGTTGATGGTAAAATCGGTGAACCAAAAACCGAAAACCAGAACGGCTACAACAGCCACCTGGCATTCAGCAATACCGGAAGTCTGATCCTGGAGAAAAAAATCCTGATGAACGGAAACCTGCTTGAAGAAACGACTTTTACCAATAAAGACAAAAAATTACTGGTTACCCAATATATTAATCCGACCTCAGCATTTACAACCAAATACTCCTGGGACGACAACGGGAACAATACCATCATCACCCGCAGAAATCCTCAGGGAGAACAAATTGAAAAAACACTGAACACCTTTATCAAAAACCAATGCGTGGAAGTAAGACGCTTTGACGGTAAAGACAATTTAACCGACAGAACGACCTATACTTTCGGAAAAAACGATAAAGTGAGAGAAGAGAAAGCTTTCCTAAAAGAGAAAACCATCCAGTTCCTTACCGATTATACTTATGACGAGCATAACAATATGACGATGGAACAGCGCCTGAATCCCGATTACAAACGACTATACACCATCAACAATAAATATAACGCCCAAAACCTGCTCATCGAAACCGTAACGCTGAATGCTCAGGATAAAATGGAATATTCCGAAGTTAAAACCTATGATACCAAAGGCAATCTGACATCAAACCGTACCTATGACGGATTTGTAGACGGGAAAGTACTGGAAGAATTTCAATATGACAAAAACAACAACCTCATCCAGCGCAAGGAAATCATCAACGCGGTCGTAACGGCGCAATTAGACCAGACGTATGACGATAAAAACAATCTAATCACAGAAAGGTATACCGGTAAAGACAAAGCCGTTCTTTTGGACCGCAAAACGGCTTATGAATATGACAGCCATGGCAACTGGATTAAAAAAACCATTACGATTAGCGGAGTACCTAAATTTGTAGTGGAACGCAAAATAGAATATTTCAAATAA
- a CDS encoding GAS domain-containing protein: MENQKSNSSLKAIIVVLSLLLIGSLAYMYKMSTDNQTSENKIMSEKDKLNEELQASIAKYDAAIADNTSLSTELTAERDKLVQLQKELEKSKGDAASLAKFKNDYLRLKREMDNLMKENDVLKKQNATLTTQRDSTQVVLNNARVVNDTLTSQNDQLAKTVEKGSKLTVLNLQTTAVKQRSSGKQIDTDKARRADVLKVSFTIAENQIAKSGDKTYYIQIIDSKNNVLGEKRIENFGDKTLTYSFTKTVKYENKTVQVTQDLPVENIEGGTFFVNIFDKAELVSKTSFTLR; this comes from the coding sequence ATGGAAAATCAAAAAAGTAATTCGAGTTTAAAGGCTATTATTGTTGTTTTATCACTGCTGTTAATAGGAAGTTTGGCTTATATGTACAAGATGAGTACTGATAATCAGACTTCTGAGAATAAGATCATGAGTGAGAAAGATAAGCTTAATGAAGAGCTTCAAGCTTCAATTGCAAAATATGATGCCGCTATTGCAGATAACACTTCTCTGTCTACAGAGTTGACTGCAGAAAGAGATAAATTGGTCCAATTGCAAAAAGAGCTTGAAAAATCGAAAGGTGATGCCGCTTCACTGGCTAAATTTAAAAATGATTATCTGCGTTTAAAACGTGAAATGGATAATTTAATGAAGGAGAATGATGTGCTTAAAAAGCAAAATGCAACCTTAACAACACAACGTGACAGTACTCAGGTGGTTTTAAACAATGCCAGAGTAGTAAACGATACTTTAACATCACAAAACGACCAGTTGGCAAAAACCGTTGAAAAAGGGTCTAAACTAACAGTCCTTAATTTACAGACAACAGCTGTGAAACAAAGAAGCTCCGGAAAACAGATTGATACGGATAAAGCAAGAAGAGCAGATGTGTTGAAAGTGAGCTTTACGATCGCTGAAAACCAGATTGCAAAATCGGGAGATAAAACCTATTATATCCAGATTATCGATAGCAAAAACAATGTTTTAGGTGAAAAACGTATTGAGAACTTTGGGGATAAAACCTTAACGTACAGTTTTACTAAAACCGTTAAATATGAAAACAAAACCGTTCAGGTTACTCAGGATCTACCGGTAGAGAATATTGAAGGCGGTACTTTCTTTGTGAATATTTTCGACAAAGCAGAATTAGTATCTAAAACGAGTTTCACTTTACGATAA
- a CDS encoding pentapeptide repeat-containing protein — MIIEDQIFEKIDYTSHPLEKAEFDNCRFINCSFANVSLPNLIFIDCEFTDCDFSMAKINGTAFKDVTFTDCKLLGVNFNDSEPFLLQLKFQNCNLKLASFYKLKLKNTAFKKCILEDVDFTQTDLTGATLENCNCNKAIFDNTILEKADLRTATNYSIDPNVNRIIKAKFSYPSVLGLLDKHKIIVQ; from the coding sequence ATGATTATAGAAGACCAGATTTTCGAAAAGATAGATTACACTTCCCATCCGTTGGAAAAAGCAGAATTTGACAACTGCAGGTTTATTAATTGCAGCTTCGCCAACGTTTCACTTCCGAATCTGATTTTTATTGATTGTGAATTTACCGATTGCGATTTCAGCATGGCTAAAATTAACGGTACCGCTTTTAAAGACGTTACTTTTACCGACTGCAAACTGCTGGGCGTTAACTTTAACGACTCGGAACCTTTTTTACTGCAATTGAAATTTCAAAACTGCAATTTAAAACTGGCCTCTTTCTATAAATTAAAACTAAAAAATACCGCTTTTAAAAAATGTATCCTGGAAGATGTCGATTTTACCCAAACCGATCTCACAGGAGCCACGCTTGAAAACTGCAATTGCAACAAAGCCATCTTTGACAATACCATACTGGAAAAAGCCGATTTGCGAACGGCTACCAACTACTCCATTGATCCTAATGTAAACAGGATCATAAAGGCCAAATTCTCCTATCCTTCCGTTTTGGGATTACTGGATAAACATAAAATTATAGTACAATAG